The following coding sequences are from one Eucalyptus grandis isolate ANBG69807.140 chromosome 11, ASM1654582v1, whole genome shotgun sequence window:
- the LOC104427297 gene encoding ras-related protein Rab11D-like — protein sequence MHTPTLLDTKFDRLADVAWTFLHRPNYKGDADMALRAVTSAYCRGAVGALLAYDVTSTFDFENVGRWLRELRDHTDPIIVTMLLGDKSDLRHLVAIPLEDGKSFAENESLYVMETSALDTTNVEAAFAEVLSQICPIVRKKAVEAGEYPSVPSVPAQGQAINVKEDGPVLKRIGYCFG from the exons atgcacacccctactttgCTTGACACTAAGTTCGACCGGCTCGCTGATGTGGCTTGGACGTTCTTGCATAGGCCAAATTACAAAGGAGATGCCGATATGGCGCTG CGCGCCGTCACAAGCGCTTACTGTAGAGGAGCTGTTGGCGCTTTACTCGCGTATGACGTCACCAGTACGTTCGACTTTGAGAACGTTGGAAGGTGGTTAAGGGAGTTGAGGGATCACACTGACCCCATCATCGTAACAATGCTCCTTGGCGACAAGTCCGATCTCCGCCACCTCGTGGCAATCCCACTGGAGGACGGGAAGTCATTCGCCGAGAACGAGTCCCTCTATGTTATGGAGACTTCTGCATTGGACACGACCAATGTGGAAGCAGCTTTTGCTGAGGTCCTGTCTCAGATTTGTCCGATTGTGAGGAAGAAAGCAGTCGAAGCGGGTGAATACCCAAGTGTTCCTTCTGTTCCCGCTCAGGGACAGGCGATCAATGTCAAAGAAGACGGGCCTGTTTTAAAGAGGATTGGATACTGCTTTGGTTAA
- the LOC104427298 gene encoding ras-related protein Rab11D-like → MDPPPSSSPTPPTKTASSKDYHGRLRASVVSDSSISATDSISAMFERDELLGFISDAPLLDTKFDWLADVAWTFLHRLNYKGDAHMALRAVTSAYCRGAVGALLVYDVTSTFDFENVGRWLRELRDHTDPIIVAMLLGDKSDLRHLVAIPLEDGKSFAENESLYVMETSALDATNVEVAFAEVLSQICPIVRKKAVEAGEYPSVPSVPAQGQAINVKEDGPVLKRIGYCFG, encoded by the exons ATGGACCCACCACCCTCCTCATCACCTACTCCTCCAACCAAAACCGCCTCCTCCAAGGACTACCACGGCCGCCTCCGTGCTTCTGTCGTCAGTGACTCCTCCATCTCCGCCACCGATTCCATCTCCGCCATGTTTGAGAGGGACGAGCTCTTGGGCTTCATCAGCGACGCCCCTTTGCTTGACACTAAGTTCGACTGGCTCGCTGATGTGGCTTGGACGTTCTTGCATAGGCTAAATTACAAAGGAGATGCCCATATGGCCCTG CGCGCCGTCACAAGCGCTTACTGTAGAGGAGCTGTTGGCGCTTTACTCGTGTATGACGTCACCAGTACGTTCGACTTTGAGAACGTTGGAAGGTGGTTGAGGGAGTTGAGGGATCACACTGACCCCATCATCGTGGCAATGCTCCTTGGCGACAAGTCCGATCTCCGCCACCTCGTGGCAATCCCACTGGAGGACGGGAAGTCATTCGCCGAGAACGAGTCCCTCTATGTTATGGAGACTTCTGCATTGGACGCGACCAATGTGGAAGTAGCTTTTGCTGAGGTCCTGTCTCAGATTTGTCCGATTGTGAGGAAGAAAGCAGTCGAAGCGGGTGAATACCCAAGTGTTCCTTCTGTTCCCGCTCAGGGACAGGCGATCAATGTCAAAGAAGACGGGCCTGTTTTAAAGAGGATTGGATACTGCTTTGGTTAA